A genomic window from Salvia splendens isolate huo1 chromosome 11, SspV2, whole genome shotgun sequence includes:
- the LOC121755627 gene encoding EVI5-like protein isoform X1: MEKKRVDEQEPPPASLPKVDRFGFVKQETNSPDGLAKSRSAAEYEREEKRIKKWRKMIGVGGSDWKHYVRRKPHVVKRRIRKGIPDCLRGLVWQLISGSRDLLLMNPGVYEQLVIYETSASELDIIRDISRTFPSHVFFQQRHGPGQRSLYNVLKAYSVYDRDVGYVQVGSIFSLSGLLLLYMSEEDAFWLLVALLKGAVHAPMEGMYLVGLPLVQQYLFQLDQLVREHLPKLGEHFTQEMINPSMYASQWFITVFSYSFPFHLALRIWDVFLFEGVKIVFKVGLALLKFCHDDLVKLPFEKLIHALRNFPEDAMNPDILLPMAYSIRVSKRLEELKEEYEKQHGKLSERVKQRLQQPS, from the exons atggaaaagaaaagagtggatGAACAAGAGCCCCCACCTGCCTCACTGCCTAAAGTTGACAGATTTGGATTTGTAAAGCAGGAAACTAACTCACCTGATGGATTAGCAAAGAGCAGATCAGCTGCAGAGTATGAGAG GGaggaaaaaagaattaaaaaatggAGAAAGATGATAGGGGTTGGAGGAAGTGATTGGAAGCATTATGTTCGAAGGAAACCCCATGTTGTCAAAAGGAGAATAAGGAAAGGAATTCCTGATTGTCTAAGAGGACTTGTCTGGCAACTGATATCTGGAAGTCGTGACCTCTTGCTCATGAATCCAGGTGTTTATGAG CAACTAGTCATATATGAGACGTCTGCTTCTGAACTAGATATCATCCGAGATATTTCTCGTACATTTCCTTCACATGTTTTCTTCCAGCAGAGGCATGGTCCAGGTCAAAGATCTCTTTATAATGTTTTAAAGGCTTACTCTGTATATGACAGAGATGTTGGATATGTACAGGTTGGTAGTATTTTCAGCTTATCAG GTCTCTTGCTTCTTTATATGAGTGAAGAAGATGCATTTTGGTTGCTGGTAGCCCTTCTAAAAGGAGCAGTGCATGCTCCAATGGAAGGAATGTATTTG GTTGGTTTGCCGCTTGTGCAGCAATATCTTTTCCAGCTAGATCAGTTAGTGAGAGAGCACTTACCGAAGTTGGGAGAGCATTTTACTCAAGAAATGATAAACCCTAGCATGTATGCTAGCCAATGGTTCATAACCGTTTTTTCTTACTCATTTCCATTCCACTTGGCTCTTAGGATTTGGGACGTCTTTCTTTTCGAG GGTGTCAAGATTGTCTTCAAAGTTGGTTTAGCACTACTAAAATTCTGCCATGATGATCTG GTGAAGTTGCCTTTCGAAAAACTTATCCATGCACTACGGAATTTTCCTGAAGATGCTATGAATCCAGATATTTTATTACCAATGGCTTACTCTATACGG
- the LOC121755627 gene encoding EVI5-like protein isoform X2, which produces MEKKRVDEQEPPPASLPKVDRFGFVKQETNSPDGLAKSRSAAEYEREEKRIKKWRKMIGVGGSDWKHYVRRKPHVVKRRIRKGIPDCLRGLVWQLISGSRDLLLMNPGVYEQLVIYETSASELDIIRDISRTFPSHVFFQQRHGPGQRSLYNVLKAYSVYDRDVGYVQGMGFVAGLLLLYMSEEDAFWLLVALLKGAVHAPMEGMYLVGLPLVQQYLFQLDQLVREHLPKLGEHFTQEMINPSMYASQWFITVFSYSFPFHLALRIWDVFLFEGVKIVFKVGLALLKFCHDDLVKLPFEKLIHALRNFPEDAMNPDILLPMAYSIRVSKRLEELKEEYEKQHGKLSERVKQRLQQPS; this is translated from the exons atggaaaagaaaagagtggatGAACAAGAGCCCCCACCTGCCTCACTGCCTAAAGTTGACAGATTTGGATTTGTAAAGCAGGAAACTAACTCACCTGATGGATTAGCAAAGAGCAGATCAGCTGCAGAGTATGAGAG GGaggaaaaaagaattaaaaaatggAGAAAGATGATAGGGGTTGGAGGAAGTGATTGGAAGCATTATGTTCGAAGGAAACCCCATGTTGTCAAAAGGAGAATAAGGAAAGGAATTCCTGATTGTCTAAGAGGACTTGTCTGGCAACTGATATCTGGAAGTCGTGACCTCTTGCTCATGAATCCAGGTGTTTATGAG CAACTAGTCATATATGAGACGTCTGCTTCTGAACTAGATATCATCCGAGATATTTCTCGTACATTTCCTTCACATGTTTTCTTCCAGCAGAGGCATGGTCCAGGTCAAAGATCTCTTTATAATGTTTTAAAGGCTTACTCTGTATATGACAGAGATGTTGGATATGTACAG GGCATGGGATTTGTCGCAGGTCTCTTGCTTCTTTATATGAGTGAAGAAGATGCATTTTGGTTGCTGGTAGCCCTTCTAAAAGGAGCAGTGCATGCTCCAATGGAAGGAATGTATTTG GTTGGTTTGCCGCTTGTGCAGCAATATCTTTTCCAGCTAGATCAGTTAGTGAGAGAGCACTTACCGAAGTTGGGAGAGCATTTTACTCAAGAAATGATAAACCCTAGCATGTATGCTAGCCAATGGTTCATAACCGTTTTTTCTTACTCATTTCCATTCCACTTGGCTCTTAGGATTTGGGACGTCTTTCTTTTCGAG GGTGTCAAGATTGTCTTCAAAGTTGGTTTAGCACTACTAAAATTCTGCCATGATGATCTG GTGAAGTTGCCTTTCGAAAAACTTATCCATGCACTACGGAATTTTCCTGAAGATGCTATGAATCCAGATATTTTATTACCAATGGCTTACTCTATACGG